One window of Mediterraneibacter butyricigenes genomic DNA carries:
- a CDS encoding glycosyltransferase family 2 protein → MNKIAVLIPCYNESLTIRKVVEDYKTALPEADIYVYDNNSTDHTDEIAREAGAIVRYEYRQGKGNVIRSMFRDIDADCYLMIDGDDTYPAENAREMVNLVLEKGVDMVVGDRLSSTYFTENKRPFHNFGNRIVRDLINKLFHNDIRDIMTGYRAFSPLFVKSFPVLSKGFEIETEMTIHAVDKNFLIEEIPVTYRDRPAGSESKLNTFSDGFKVLKTIASLFKEYKPFHFFSWISGILWIIALVFFVPVLLEYFKTGLVRKFPTVIVCGVTATIGSLMWICGVILDVIVKKHRQLYELELNQLRQAGVGKRHESEKEKEKEHETV, encoded by the coding sequence ATGAATAAAATTGCAGTGCTGATTCCCTGCTATAATGAGAGTCTGACGATCCGAAAGGTCGTGGAGGACTACAAGACAGCACTTCCGGAGGCAGATATCTACGTGTATGATAACAATTCCACGGATCATACCGATGAGATTGCCCGGGAAGCGGGTGCGATTGTGCGATATGAGTATCGACAGGGAAAAGGAAATGTGATTCGGAGCATGTTCCGTGATATTGATGCGGACTGCTATCTGATGATCGACGGAGATGATACCTATCCGGCGGAAAATGCAAGGGAAATGGTAAATCTTGTATTGGAAAAGGGCGTGGATATGGTGGTTGGAGACAGACTGTCTTCTACTTATTTTACGGAAAATAAGCGTCCGTTCCACAATTTCGGAAATCGGATTGTAAGAGATCTGATCAATAAATTATTCCATAATGATATCCGGGACATTATGACGGGCTATCGTGCATTCAGCCCGCTGTTCGTCAAATCTTTCCCGGTATTATCCAAAGGGTTTGAGATCGAGACAGAGATGACGATCCATGCAGTAGATAAGAACTTTCTGATCGAAGAGATCCCGGTGACTTACCGCGACAGACCGGCGGGAAGTGAATCGAAGCTGAATACATTTTCTGATGGATTTAAGGTGCTGAAAACCATTGCTTCTCTGTTTAAGGAGTACAAACCGTTCCACTTCTTTTCCTGGATCTCAGGAATTTTGTGGATCATTGCATTGGTATTTTTTGTACCGGTTCTGTTGGAGTATTTTAAGACCGGGCTGGTCAGGAAGTTCCCGACCGTGATCGTATGCGGAGTGACAGCAACCATCGGATCACTGATGTGGATCTGTGGGGTGATCCTGGATGTGATCGTGAAGAAACACAGGCAGTTGTATGAACTGGAACTGAATCAGTTGCGTCAGGCGGGAGTCGGAAAGAGACACGAGAGTGAAAAAGAGAAGGAGAAAGAACATGAAACAGTATGA
- a CDS encoding DUF3048 C-terminal domain-containing protein produces the protein MSEQLKPAGGDCTKVDINFGAQSATLTYDEASKTYKKDNSGEPQIDGKTGNQLAFTNVFVLETSISVRDDVGHKELDWQGGMDSTGYYISNGGIQKIHWAKEANNEWSRLRFYDENGQEISINRGKTYIAVNYANQATFQ, from the coding sequence ATGAGTGAACAGTTGAAACCAGCCGGTGGAGATTGTACGAAAGTGGACATCAATTTCGGGGCACAGTCCGCGACACTGACTTATGATGAAGCGAGCAAGACCTATAAAAAGGATAATTCCGGAGAACCGCAGATCGACGGAAAGACAGGAAATCAACTGGCATTTACCAATGTGTTCGTGTTGGAAACTTCAATCTCTGTCCGGGATGATGTGGGACATAAAGAGTTAGACTGGCAGGGAGGTATGGATTCCACAGGATATTATATTTCCAATGGCGGAATCCAGAAGATTCACTGGGCAAAAGAGGCCAATAATGAGTGGTCCAGACTGAGATTCTATGATGAAAACGGTCAGGAAATCTCGATCAACAGAGGAAAGACTTATATTGCAGTAAATTATGCAAATCAGGCAACGTTCCAATAA
- a CDS encoding DUF3048 N-terminal domain-containing protein: MKRKVCILLAVLMAATLLPACSKKEEPKKETKVEKEEPKVEEEPEEEIPANQNLLTGLGDLSEEAIGKRPVAVMVNNIPAAMPQYGVEQADVIFEIPVEGDQTRFMALYADYTKLPKICAIRSCRYYFPAFSQGFDAFYVNWGIDDSIADYLQSLGLDQYDGMNNPGDCLEEMRNGRKQDILWNTPDILTEPDLLLWYRRKESVRIWRMIRRILHSGLTE; encoded by the coding sequence ATGAAAAGAAAAGTATGTATCTTGTTAGCGGTACTGATGGCAGCGACGCTGCTTCCGGCTTGCTCGAAAAAAGAGGAACCGAAGAAAGAAACGAAAGTGGAAAAAGAGGAACCGAAGGTAGAGGAAGAACCGGAAGAAGAGATCCCGGCCAATCAGAATCTGCTGACAGGTCTGGGAGACTTGAGCGAAGAAGCCATTGGAAAACGTCCGGTGGCAGTGATGGTCAATAATATTCCGGCGGCAATGCCGCAGTACGGTGTGGAACAGGCAGATGTGATCTTTGAAATCCCGGTGGAGGGAGATCAGACTCGGTTTATGGCACTGTATGCAGACTATACGAAGCTGCCTAAGATCTGCGCGATTCGTAGCTGCCGTTATTATTTCCCGGCATTTTCACAGGGATTTGATGCCTTTTATGTAAACTGGGGAATCGATGACAGTATTGCAGACTATTTACAGTCTCTGGGATTGGATCAGTACGATGGAATGAATAATCCGGGGGATTGTTTGGAAGAGATGAGGAACGGCAGAAAGCAGGATATCCTCTGGAACACACCGGATATTTTGACGGAACCAGATTTGCTTCTGTGGTACAGGCGGAAGGAAAGCGTACGGATCTGGCGGATGATAAGAAGGATACTGCATTCCGGTTTAACGGAATGA
- a CDS encoding DUF6020 family protein — translation MKNKKKSWIWIWGLMFLAWIPGLLAAWPGVFVVDNVFQMKWYLEGTISAHHPILHTYLLGGCLKLGKQILGSYEAGVALLAVLQMLFLSFVYAYVLYRLKDRFGKGGSGKIVWWMVLAYFALMPYHSISAVTTTKDTIFAGFFLLVVWKTYEMVKDQKSFFASWKQAVEYVILTFLMCGFRNTGIYIFLFTLPSMLIVCRKYWKRVLALGLSVVVLWGIFTGPVYERLGITKGSSAEMLCVPIQQLSRVMVDAPEELTEKQQAQVEAYIPDYSKYISAVADPAKDTFNVQLFEMDPGRFVKLWIQVGLKCPVVYVEAFLATNEGFWNPFAYYPNPDTYLPYIPYHGADLDQVGISWEHQIFIRQTPVGKGLDWFYEKMTEAGSYNRIPLLSLLYSAATAFWLIVVGIIVCIRKKRYEMAVPFFLLIGLWGTLMLSPVVVFRYGYPLLICLPVVWAMCCNKTDGKL, via the coding sequence ATGAAAAACAAAAAGAAATCGTGGATTTGGATATGGGGCTTGATGTTTCTGGCGTGGATACCGGGACTTCTGGCTGCGTGGCCGGGGGTTTTTGTGGTGGACAATGTGTTTCAGATGAAGTGGTATCTGGAAGGAACGATCAGTGCCCATCATCCGATCCTTCATACCTATTTACTGGGCGGATGCCTGAAACTTGGAAAACAGATACTGGGATCTTATGAGGCGGGCGTTGCGCTTCTCGCCGTTTTGCAGATGCTGTTCCTTTCTTTCGTATATGCATATGTGCTGTATCGACTGAAAGACAGGTTTGGAAAGGGCGGATCCGGAAAAATCGTGTGGTGGATGGTACTGGCATATTTTGCCTTGATGCCGTACCACAGCATTTCTGCCGTAACGACGACAAAAGATACGATTTTTGCGGGATTTTTCCTGTTGGTAGTGTGGAAAACCTACGAGATGGTCAAAGATCAGAAATCATTTTTTGCATCCTGGAAACAGGCGGTGGAGTATGTGATATTGACATTTCTGATGTGCGGATTTCGAAATACGGGAATCTACATTTTCCTGTTTACACTGCCGTCTATGCTGATTGTCTGTCGGAAATACTGGAAACGTGTACTGGCACTTGGATTGTCGGTGGTGGTGCTCTGGGGAATCTTTACCGGACCGGTTTACGAGCGTCTGGGCATCACAAAGGGAAGCAGTGCGGAAATGCTGTGTGTGCCGATCCAGCAGTTGTCCCGTGTGATGGTGGATGCGCCGGAAGAACTGACGGAGAAACAGCAGGCACAGGTGGAGGCTTATATTCCGGATTATTCTAAATACATTTCGGCGGTGGCAGATCCGGCAAAAGATACATTCAATGTTCAATTGTTTGAAATGGATCCGGGGCGGTTTGTAAAGTTGTGGATTCAGGTGGGATTAAAGTGCCCGGTGGTTTATGTGGAGGCGTTCCTGGCAACCAATGAAGGGTTCTGGAATCCGTTTGCGTATTATCCCAATCCGGACACCTATCTACCGTATATCCCGTATCACGGAGCAGACCTGGATCAGGTGGGGATCTCCTGGGAACATCAGATCTTTATCCGGCAGACTCCGGTGGGAAAAGGGCTGGACTGGTTCTATGAGAAAATGACGGAAGCGGGAAGCTATAACCGAATTCCGCTGCTTTCCCTGCTTTACAGCGCGGCCACTGCGTTTTGGCTGATTGTGGTCGGGATCATCGTCTGTATCCGGAAGAAGCGTTATGAGATGGCGGTGCCGTTTTTTTTGTTGATCGGACTGTGGGGAACGTTGATGTTGTCTCCGGTGGTGGTCTTCCGATACGGGTATCCGCTGTTGATCTGTCTGCCTGTTGTCTGGGCTATGTGTTGCAATAAAACGGATGGGAAGTTATAA
- a CDS encoding YfhO family protein: MNKKKRRTLFAAILVFAAIAILYMVIQTLSGLYPFGDKLNLLWDEDIQYVDYFAFYRDVLLGKAQIGYSFSKSLGGSLVALFGYYLASPFNLLVVFFDTEHLPLFVFLITMLKMGTAGVTSFAFMRGRFEKLSLFASAGLSVGYGLMQYTMLQCSNIMWLDGVIFLPLLLLSIYRFVTEKRKVPLFLCVAFSIMINWYTGYMICLFGVCYYLYERILMLFKESASGKWKRFFLDSFQCAGVMLLGLFGSMVVFYPVFKGLQKGKSVWDPTIFAPEFYDSFFDIFRGFGVGTIAGTVSLYCGLLFFGFFVYYFLAKSVEKKKKILSAVAVLFMFASCWFVPLDCIWSGVRHVASFRFRYSFVVIFLVLYLAARGILVWEKSEEAIGEQKEKKHGGIWKKNRKMAAIFGGILIAFLASHLWKGYEVKTFYATMISLILYVLIYLILKQDRARWCALSILLGAELVANGVITFAFNYGWNPSVEAYQTYAKEAKVQADLVKESAKPSTFYRMETVSKRYNEESHCSAYLNDSMAYGYHGISHYSSTYDTNISDMIHDLGYSSTYDLSIYTEPILPADALFGIRYVLSRQDLLGLQKVERLGTVNEKQVYENPYALGIGMGVSDQVFDWTEPGNPFEFQNQLYSKLLGENVELFQKIEAEPVVQDGVLSYQFPALGEGSLLYGDVESKIGELNTTLYVDGTYRCKYSCWLSYLVFAVGESEQPHTVSFTDYAGTAEDVDGSFYQLDLKTLEQVTDRLKKNGFEPEVFKDGRVEGTYECKEPEGNLLLTIPYDEGWKAWVNGESVRIREGANALSVIPVTQGENEVKLVYEVPGVRTGRVLSLGAVFVFGVWLTLEKHGKQRKCKE; this comes from the coding sequence ATGAATAAAAAGAAAAGAAGGACTCTTTTTGCGGCAATCCTTGTGTTTGCCGCAATCGCAATTTTATATATGGTGATTCAGACACTGAGTGGGCTTTATCCATTTGGGGACAAATTAAATCTGCTCTGGGATGAGGACATCCAGTATGTGGATTATTTTGCGTTTTACCGGGATGTGCTGCTGGGAAAGGCACAGATTGGGTATTCTTTCTCCAAATCACTGGGAGGTTCGTTGGTGGCATTGTTCGGATATTATCTGGCAAGTCCGTTTAACCTTCTGGTGGTATTCTTTGATACAGAACATTTACCGCTGTTTGTCTTCCTGATCACCATGTTAAAAATGGGAACTGCCGGAGTGACGTCATTTGCATTTATGAGAGGGAGATTTGAAAAGCTCTCTCTTTTCGCATCCGCAGGTCTGTCTGTTGGATATGGTCTGATGCAGTATACCATGCTTCAGTGTTCCAATATTATGTGGTTGGACGGCGTGATCTTTTTGCCCCTTCTGTTGCTTTCGATTTACCGGTTTGTAACGGAAAAACGGAAAGTGCCGTTGTTCTTGTGCGTGGCGTTTTCCATTATGATTAACTGGTATACCGGATATATGATCTGTCTGTTCGGTGTCTGCTATTATCTGTACGAGCGGATTCTGATGTTATTTAAAGAATCTGCATCCGGAAAATGGAAACGCTTCTTTTTGGACAGTTTCCAGTGCGCCGGTGTCATGCTGTTGGGGCTGTTTGGAAGTATGGTGGTGTTCTATCCGGTTTTCAAGGGATTGCAGAAAGGAAAATCTGTCTGGGATCCTACGATTTTTGCACCGGAATTTTATGATTCCTTTTTTGACATTTTCCGGGGATTCGGCGTGGGAACCATTGCCGGAACGGTGTCTTTATATTGCGGGCTTTTGTTTTTCGGCTTTTTCGTGTACTATTTTCTGGCAAAGAGCGTGGAGAAAAAGAAAAAGATCTTATCGGCAGTCGCGGTATTGTTCATGTTTGCAAGCTGTTGGTTTGTGCCGCTGGACTGCATTTGGAGCGGGGTGCGCCATGTGGCAAGCTTCCGGTTCCGTTATAGTTTTGTGGTGATCTTTCTGGTGCTTTATCTGGCGGCCAGGGGAATCCTTGTGTGGGAAAAATCAGAAGAAGCGATTGGAGAGCAAAAAGAAAAGAAACACGGTGGAATCTGGAAGAAAAACCGGAAGATGGCGGCAATTTTCGGCGGAATTTTGATCGCTTTTCTTGCCTCACACCTGTGGAAAGGTTATGAGGTTAAGACGTTTTATGCGACGATGATCAGCTTGATCCTTTATGTACTGATTTATTTGATTCTGAAGCAGGATCGGGCGAGATGGTGTGCTTTGAGTATTCTGCTGGGAGCAGAATTGGTGGCAAACGGTGTGATTACTTTTGCATTTAATTATGGCTGGAATCCATCGGTGGAAGCGTATCAGACTTATGCGAAGGAAGCAAAGGTTCAGGCGGATCTGGTAAAGGAATCTGCGAAACCTTCGACATTTTACAGGATGGAAACGGTGTCCAAGCGGTACAATGAGGAGAGCCATTGTTCTGCGTATCTGAATGATTCCATGGCATATGGTTATCACGGGATTTCCCATTATTCTTCAACCTATGATACCAACATCAGCGATATGATTCATGATCTGGGATATTCTTCGACTTATGATCTGAGCATTTACACGGAGCCGATTCTGCCGGCGGATGCTCTGTTTGGAATCCGTTATGTATTGTCCAGACAGGATCTTTTGGGACTTCAGAAGGTGGAGCGTCTCGGAACGGTCAATGAGAAACAGGTCTATGAGAATCCTTACGCACTGGGAATTGGCATGGGCGTTTCGGATCAGGTCTTTGACTGGACGGAGCCGGGCAATCCTTTCGAATTTCAGAATCAGTTGTATTCGAAGTTGTTGGGAGAAAACGTGGAGTTGTTCCAAAAAATTGAGGCAGAACCGGTGGTACAGGACGGAGTCTTATCTTATCAGTTCCCGGCATTGGGCGAGGGCAGCTTACTCTACGGAGATGTAGAGTCGAAGATCGGGGAGCTGAACACCACACTTTATGTGGATGGAACGTATCGTTGTAAGTATTCCTGTTGGCTTAGTTATCTGGTGTTTGCAGTGGGAGAATCGGAACAGCCGCATACGGTTTCCTTTACGGATTACGCGGGAACGGCAGAGGATGTGGACGGATCCTTCTATCAATTGGATTTGAAAACGCTGGAGCAGGTGACGGATCGTCTGAAAAAAAATGGATTCGAACCGGAGGTGTTTAAAGACGGACGGGTAGAAGGAACTTATGAATGTAAGGAGCCGGAAGGAAATCTGTTGCTTACCATTCCTTACGATGAGGGATGGAAAGCCTGGGTCAACGGAGAGTCGGTCCGGATCAGAGAAGGAGCCAATGCGCTGAGCGTGATTCCGGTGACACAGGGAGAAAATGAAGTAAAACTGGTCTACGAGGTACCGGGTGTTCGGACCGGACGGGTGTTGTCACTTGGAGCTGTATTCGTATTTGGAGTGTGGCTTACATTGGAAAAACATGGGAAACAAAGAAAATGTAAGGAGTAA